TCGGTCTTCATCAACGACGATGAGCCGGGCCTGCACGAAGACTACAAACGCTGGCTCGAGCTACTCGCTCCCTTCGACGCCTCGCCGCAAAGATACCGGCACAACCGAACCGGCGAAGACAATGCCGATGCGCATATGAAGCGGCAAGTCATGGGGCGTGAAGTGGTCGTTGCCGTGACGGCCGGCAAGCTCGACTTCGGCCCGTGGGAACAGATCTTCTATGGAGAGTTCGACGGCCGCAGACCGAAGCGGGTGATGATTAAAATCATCGGTGAATAGCGTGAGCGAAGCACGTTCATCGGCGGACGAATGAGCCGTTCTACGGCCGAAAGAGAAGCTTTTGCGGTTTTGCCGAATAAATGGCGCAATGCTTCTACGTGCGCGAAAAGCTTCTTGAGTTCGACGGGCTTGAGCTCAAGAGTTGAGCGGCCTTTTCGCCGCAGTGCGAAGCCTGCCGAGCGACCGCACGGCTTACGCTTTCGACACGGCCCGAAAGTTCCGGCGCGTAAAACTCGACCAAGTGTCGGCCGCGCGAAAACGGTGCTTGAATCTATTTCGATCGGACGGCAAGTTTGATTCAGAACCTGCAAACGAAATGTTATCGAGCGATGTAAAGGCGGCGGCCAAGACGACCGCAGCCTCGCTCGAACGAACGTGAAGCAGGCGGCGGTGGGCAGCGATTGCGGCGAATTTCCAGGCGTAGCTAAGAGGGTGAACGTCATGCTCAGCGGCAACGAGTTTTCGATGGGCCCGGTTTCGAGTTCGGCCGGTGCGAACATCGTGCATATTCCGGTCGACGCCTCTTGGCCGCTCGCGCCGCAGCGCCGCGACTCCGTCGCCGAGGCCTTGCACCGCAAATGGCGCGAAAGCCGAGTTCGGCTGCAATTGGCGATCGACATCGTCGAATCGCCGGTGTTGCTGCTCTATACGACGGGCGAAGTGGCGGCGACGAATCGGGCCTGGCGCATGGCCGCGAAGCTGAACGACATTCGAGATGCGAAGTCGCTAGTCGGCATGAACTATCTGAACGCTTTCCGCGCCGGTGCCGCGGAAGGAAACCGCGACTCGGCGATTTCCGCCGAGGGAATCGAAGGGGTGCTGGAAGGGCGAAGCCGCTCGTTTTATTACAAATATCGCTGGTACACGCCCACCGAACAGCGGCTCTATGCGATGCTTGCCTGGCAGATCGAAGAAGAAGGAACGGCCTATATCGCCGTCTCGCACGAGTTGCTCGAAGCCCATGCCGCTTGGTAAGAGCAGGGACCGGCCGAACCGCACGCCTGCCCGCCGGCCGACGGATTGCGAGAAGAATGCTGCCTGAAATGCTGGGTTTGCTTTATGCAGGCCTAAAGCCGATATTTGGTGCGACGAACTGCGTCGTACTTTGGCGGCTTTTCAGGATAGCGAATCTATGCGCGTGCTCTACGTTGCGGCGGAGTGCAAACCGTTTTCCAAAGCCGGCGGAGTCGGCGACGTCGCCGGGGAACTACCGCCGGTGCTGAAAGAGGCGGGTGTCGACGTCGAGATCGTCACGCCGTGGTACGGCCAAACGTCGATCGACGACTACCAGATCGCGTTCAATGGCGTGCAAGAACGGGTCGGCATCGTGCGGCCGACGCTCAAAGGAGTGCCGGTCCATTTCATCAAGAATGCGACCTACTTCGAGACGAATTATCTCGCGCCGAATGCCCGCAAGCCGCCGTATGCGGACGCGCACCTCTTCAAGAAAGACTACTCGACACCGTACGTCGACAGCGATCGCTATCCGTTTTTCGACGACGCGCTGCGGTTCTCATTCTTCTCCGAAGCCTGCTTGAAATTGATCGAAACGCGCAAGCCCGACATCGTGCATATCAACGATTGGGTGCTCGGTTATCTCTTCGGCAGGATGGAGCAGCTCGGGCTCAAAACGAAGCGCGTGCTCACGATCCACAACATCGGCTATCAGGGAAACTTGGGCGTCGATCGGATCCGTGGCTGGACCGCGGAATCGATCGCGAACGACCCGAAGCTCGGGCCGTTGTTTACCGATCCGCGGCCGGAATGGGAGAGCATCAATCCGCTTCGGCTCGCGATGGAGCTCGCGCACCAAACGAACACGGTGAGCCCGCATTACAAGGCGGAAATCACGCAAAGCGAGGATCCTGCGCGCTACTTCGAAGGAGGCAAAGGGCTCGAGCCTTTCGCAGCAAGGCTCGATCGCGAAGGGCGCTTGCACGGCATTCTCAACGGCTTCGAATACAAGACCGCGCCAAGCGATGCGGGCTTCGCCGAAACGCTCGCGCGGAAGGCCGATGCGAAGCGTGCGCTCGCGAAAGACTTTGCCGAAGCACCGACGTTTTTGCTGGGCTTCGTCGGGCGCGCGGTCGAGCAGAAGTTCAAGCTGCTCACCGAGGAATTCGACGGCCGAAGCGTACTCGAACACATCCTCGAAATGCCGGGCGTGAGCGTGGCCGTCGTCGCGACCGGGCAGCGGGAGTACGAAGACTTTTTGCGAGGGCTCGCGGATCGGCCGAACCTGGCTGCGACGATCGCATTCGACCGGACAAAAGCCCAGCAAATCAGCCTCGGAAGCGATGTTTTCTTGATGCCGAGCCTCTTCGAGCCGTGCGGCATCACGCAGATGGAGTCGCTGAATTGCGCTACGCCTCCGCTGGTGCGCTGGACCGGCGGGCTCGTAGACACGGTGCGCCCGCACACGGCCATCGATGGCACAGGCTTCGGCTTCGACGGCCGATCGCGCGAGGAAGTGCTGCGAAACCTCGTGGGCTCAGTGCGCGAGGCGCGAGATCTTTACACGCGAAATCCGACGAAATTCGCCGAACTGCAGCGACGCGGCTACGGCGAGCGATTCCTCTGGGCCGACGCGGCAAAACGCTACGTTTCGGATCTTTATGAACCGGCAATGCGATCGTAATACGAAGCGACATCAGGCCTGCGACATGGGCTGCCCAAGCTGGTGCATCAGGCCCGGAACTGACGCCAGCTCCTCTTCGACGAGTGCCTGCGGCGACAGTTTT
The Planctomycetia bacterium DNA segment above includes these coding regions:
- a CDS encoding secondary thiamine-phosphate synthase enzyme YjbQ — encoded protein: MKSYTEHLTLTLPERMAFENITPRVEAALRKSGIQEGILLCNAMHITASVFINDDEPGLHEDYKRWLELLAPFDASPQRYRHNRTGEDNADAHMKRQVMGREVVVAVTAGKLDFGPWEQIFYGEFDGRRPKRVMIKIIGE
- a CDS encoding glycogen synthase; this encodes MRVLYVAAECKPFSKAGGVGDVAGELPPVLKEAGVDVEIVTPWYGQTSIDDYQIAFNGVQERVGIVRPTLKGVPVHFIKNATYFETNYLAPNARKPPYADAHLFKKDYSTPYVDSDRYPFFDDALRFSFFSEACLKLIETRKPDIVHINDWVLGYLFGRMEQLGLKTKRVLTIHNIGYQGNLGVDRIRGWTAESIANDPKLGPLFTDPRPEWESINPLRLAMELAHQTNTVSPHYKAEITQSEDPARYFEGGKGLEPFAARLDREGRLHGILNGFEYKTAPSDAGFAETLARKADAKRALAKDFAEAPTFLLGFVGRAVEQKFKLLTEEFDGRSVLEHILEMPGVSVAVVATGQREYEDFLRGLADRPNLAATIAFDRTKAQQISLGSDVFLMPSLFEPCGITQMESLNCATPPLVRWTGGLVDTVRPHTAIDGTGFGFDGRSREEVLRNLVGSVREARDLYTRNPTKFAELQRRGYGERFLWADAAKRYVSDLYEPAMRS